One region of Bombus affinis isolate iyBomAffi1 chromosome 3, iyBomAffi1.2, whole genome shotgun sequence genomic DNA includes:
- the LOC126914187 gene encoding uncharacterized protein LOC126914187 isoform X5, whose product MKKLFSKIENTSKEPNSYIGKVFVVGRYTVTVEDILAEGGFAIVFLVKSSSGRYALKRMYVNNEHDLNVCKREIQIASNLNGHKNIIGYLDSSITHIGGGVHELLLLMPYCKSQVLQMMNNRLQTGFSESEVLQIFCDVCEAVSRLHHCQTPIIHRDLKIENILYSDTGHYVLCDFGSATAKILNPSIQGAAIVEEEIKKYTTLSYRAPEMVDMYCGKPVTTKADIWALGCLLYKLCFFTLPFGESTLAIQSGNFTIPNHSRYSRGLHCLIRYMLEPDPDNRPDIYQVSVIAFQIQGKECPVQNLHKVQTPVLESLPCPPMESENMKRSSLVKTPKPTPVTTVEGTSVTPRQRPKGQAVSTGPISLSGQIVSQISGQGTQPQSQSSVGNTISYVQMGQQLASLNASQPYLGQNMQATVQPLPVNTQPSAHQVPTLTQVSPQVCSTTTNQNVPFGHQSQIQKSQQSQSQCSTIRRSPVSVQDTVGSYYFDSPVATNVNEENLEALFPPSGYPDPFKDDNRAMPPPAKIPPPVAPKPSKILSKANVSASCPPPKFTPVNSLTSKLNTPTGPNKATPVMVPTLPKPVNKTESLSQNISSSTSPPDSPTLSSVRHRRNVSDTSAFNKAFASETTQFLAPYEASVKSRSEDANTPEVLSGVRPCLGSSASHVRIGELSSVTATEGRSLSADVAAWNPFEDVQPFNQLTEDHIFGAEFDKIRRGSNASIAGVKSRESLVMTYAELPEDPFESAPFSLPTGKKNKIGSKTAALAGGKSQLNGRPRIPPKQWNPGFERPELDHRMTGNNPPISPPFVRVPLEDRSKYEKLTFNAGDVSSDSDKDLSQERIQQKRKRVKNVIRRKRKTQNVNKVVADSTGSAGNSKTLGNNWRNQSICNSAIKLNGIGADGYRKHNNIRNGSNKGEIQEEGEEVDEEGERMKKEETDGRNKRREKEEEEERVAEKDEDEEEEEEEEEEEEEEEEEEEEEEEDDDKDNDDIDDNNNDNDNEKRTNENDEKYEGMNEATSEGIYRVCGSLHHSERNVVTTSEQDYRTKKPKKYYREERSSISPVNTDPVVGHQYGEKPLLLDDELDPEPKLDYSYGDPFVMDDRYGSNYQSFNDIGSSKRIEKTKLLSDVLWKLDKDVFALAPFPKSSSYSKKGNDFQESNQFKNVAPAMFDATASSETVTDIENKLLSTGRCNSSWKCANVTKTEGFANIDLLSGETQRSPVTKAISIVRRDSERKRNTMQNQIKEMDQDDEIKAGGAGDREEDEGEDKARVAIIEEKEKEAEEEKGENKEKDLFGSSPFSPSNFVINSFDFNSLRNVTEQTPKQSAKMTFANQEEQYDDYTQVSVHPIQAQQSSPNVCHLKQAITTAAAAASSTTKTVLNSKFTDVSADSDYSHTFLDASKDLFGSIPFDEFASLQLNEEKKRSETRMPFVQLSSSSSSSTQLRQSQPQEPGFVGENLDAMLLDKAQPPIADRTTSTLQETYTIKSVHHTARITVQTMNSVSKPDVSSDVVSPMSPEPLVVTDDDHHDMPRHKREKSNKSEKSKYHLISEIHSDISDVLSSSKLTHKSKSTCYGKKTPRAKKCSVVSTAAGFSNMSFEDFPSDENEERQIRNTKIAPFEVIREPEKRFGSLKRRSNPFT is encoded by the exons ATGAAGAAGCTGTTTTCAAAAATCGAAAACACGTCGAAGGAGCCTAACAGTTACATAGGAAAAGTTTTTGTGGTGGGACGTTACACTGTCACTGTCGAAGACATTCTAGCCGAAG GAGGATTTGCCATTGTATTCCTGGTAAAATCTTCGAGTGGACGTTATGCACTTAAACGCATGTATGTTAATAACGAACATGATCTCAATGTATGTAAAAGGGAGATACAAATTGCA agTAACTTGAATggtcataaaaatattataggATATTTGGATAGCAGTATCACTCACATAGGTGGAGGAGTACATGAACTTTTACTTTTAATGCCTTACTGCAAATCTCAAGTTTTACAAATGATGAACAATAG GTTACAGACTGGATTTAGCGAGTCTGAAGTTCTGCAAATATTTTGTGATGTTTGTGAAGCTGTATCTCGACTGCATCATTGTCAGACACCGATAATACATAGAGATTTAAAG atTGAAAATATACTATATTCTGATACTGGCCATTATGTATTATGTGACTTTGGTTCTGCAACAGCAAAAATTTTAAATCCCAGTATACAGGGAGCGGCGATAGTcgaagaagaaattaaaaaatacacgACTCTCAGTTACAGAGCACCTGAAATGGTTGATATGTATTGTGGAAAACCTGTTACAACGAAAGCAGATATATGG GCATTGGGGTGTTTGTTGTACAAACTTTGTTTCTTTACATTACCATTCGGGGAAAGCACACTTGCTATTCAATCGGGAAATTTTACGATACCAAATCATTCAAG ATATAGTAGAGGCCTTCATTGTTTGATACGTTATATGCTCGAGCCAGATCCTGATAATCGTCCCGATATTTATCAAGTGTCTGTGATTGCATTCCAAATTCAGGGAAAAGAGTGTCCAGTACAGAACTTACAT AAAGTTCAAACACCAGTTTTGGAATCATTACCTTGTCCGCCTATGGAATctgaaaatatgaaaagatcATCATTAGTGAAGACACCAAAACCGACTCCAGTAACTACTGTTGAGGGTACGTCAGTTACACCAAGACAACGACCAAAAGGACAGGCTGTGAGCACAGGTCCGATAAGTCTAAGCGGTCAGATCGTGAGTCAAATATCTGGTCAAGGAACTCAGCCTCAGTCGCAAAGTTCTGTAGGAAATACGATTTCGTATGTTCAAATGGGTCAACAACTTGCTTCGTTAAACGCGTCACAACCTTACTTAGGACAAAATATGCAAGCAACTGTTCAGCCATTACCAGTGAACACTCAACCATCTGCTCATCAAGTGCCAACCCTCACTCAAGTTTCGCCTCAAGTTTGTTCTACTACGACTAATCAAAACGTTCCCTTTGGACATCAGTCGCAAATCCAAAAATCACAACAGAGTCAGTCACAATGCTCTACGATTAGACGATCTCCTGTAAGTGTTCAAGATACCGTAGGTTCATATTACTTTGATTCACCAGTGGCAACAAACGTGAATGAAGAAAATCTAGAGGCGCTATTTCCACCGTCTG gtTATCCAGATCCGTTTAAAGATGATAACAGAGCTATGCCACCACCCGCAAAAATACCACCACCTGTCGCTCCTAAACCTTCTAAAATTCTGTCTAAGGCAAATGTTTCTGCTAGTTGTCCACCTCCAAAATTTACACCTGTTAATTCGTTAACATCGAAACTAAATACTCCAACGGGGCCTAATAAAGCTACTCCTGTAATGGTACCAACTTTACCGAAACCAGTCAATAAGACTGAAAGTTTAAGTCAAAATATAAGTTCAAGTACCTCTCCGCCCGATAGTCCGACACTCTCCTCGGTACGTCATAGAAGAAATGTTAGCGATACAAGTGCTTTTAATAA AGCATTTGCAAGCGAAACAACACAATTTCTAGCACCGTACGAAGCTTCAGTGAAATCACGTTCAGAAGATGCTAACACTCCTGAAGTTCTAAGTGGTGTAAGACCTTGCTTAGGATCTAGTGCTTCGCATGTACGTATT GGCGAACTTTCAAGCGTAACTGCTACTGAAGGAAGATCTTTAAGTGCGGATGTAGCAGCTTGGAATCCGTTTGAAGACGTACAAcctttcaaccaattaacggaAGATCATATTTTTGGTGCTGAGTTTGATAAAATTAGAAGGGGCAGTAATGCAAGCATCGCTGGTGTAAAAAGTCGCGAAAGCCTCGTTATGACGTATGCAGAATTACCGGAAGATCCATTTGAATCTGCACCTTTTAGTTTGCCAA CAGGGAAGAAGAACAAAATTGGATCAAAGACTGCCGCACTTGCTGGAG GCAAGTCGCAATTAAACGGTAGACCAAGAATACCACCGAAACAATGGAACCCGGGATTCGAGCGCCCCGAACTGGACCATAGGATGACAGGAAACAATCCTCCTATTTCTCCGCCATTTGTTCGGGTCCCTCTGGAAGATCGGTCTAAATACGAAAAGTTAACGTTCAACGCTGGAGACGTATCGAGCGATAGCGACAAAGATTTGTCGCAAGAGCGAATTCAACAGAAGAGAAAAAGGGTGAAGAATGTGATACGTAGGAAGAGGAAAACGCAGAATGTGAACAAAGTCGTGGCTGATTCGACAGGCTCGGCTGGTAATTCGAAGACGCTCGGTAACAACTGGCGTAATCAAAGTATTTGTAACAGCGCCATTAAATTGAACGGTATCGGCGCTGATGGGTACAGAAAGcataataatattcgaaacGGAAGTAACAAAGGAGAAATACAGGAGGAAGGAGAGGAGGTGGATGAGGAGGGAGAGAGGATGAAAAAGGAAGAGACAGAcggaagaaataaaagaagggaaaaagaagaagaagaggaaagggTAGCTGAAAAggacgaagacgaagaagaagaggaagaagaggaggaggaagaggaagaggaggaggaggaggaagaagaggaagaggaagacgaCGATAAGGATAACGATGACATAGATGATAACAataacgacaacgacaacgaaaAAAGAACTAATGAAAACGATGAAAAATACGAGGGGATGAATGAAGCAACTTCGGAAGGTATATATAGAGTTTGTGGTTCTCTTCATCATTCGGAAAGAAATGTTGTTACTACGAGTGAACAAGATTACAGAACGAAAAAGCCGAAGAAGTATTATCGAGAAGAGCGATCGTCGATCAGTCCGGTAAATACGGATCCAGTTGTCGGGCATCAATATGGAGAGAAGCCTCTTTTACTCGACGACGAACTTGATCCGGAACCGAAACTCGATTACTCTTATGGCGATCCATTCGTCATGGACGATCGGTATGGGTCAAATTATCAGTCGTTCAACGACATCGGTTCGTCAAAGAGAATCGAGAAGACGAAACTTCTGAGCGACGTATTATGGAAATTGGACAAAGACGTTTTCGCGTTAGCTCCGTTTCCAAAGTCGTCCAGCTATTCGAAGAAAGGTAACGATTTTCAAGAGAGTAATCAATTTAAAAACGTAGCTCCCGCTATGTTTGACGCGACGGCTTCTTCCGAGACGGTGACGGATATAGAAAACAAGTTGCTTTCTACAGGAAGGTGCAATTCATCCTGGAAGTGTGCAAATGTCACGAAAACAGAGGGATTCGCGAATATCGACTTGTTATCCGGAGAAACGCAACGATCTCCGGTTACCAAGGCGATCTCGATCGTTCGCCGAGACTCCGAACGGAAAAGGAACACGATGCAGAATCAAATAAAGGAAATGGATCAAGATGATGAGATTAAAGCGGGAGGAGCAGGAGACcgagaagaagacgaaggagaAGATAAAGCGAGAGTAGCGATaatcgaagaaaaagagaaagaagcggaagaagaaaaaggagaaaataaagagaaagatTTATTTGGTTCATCGCCATTTAGTCCGAGcaattttgtaataaattcATTTGATTTTAACAGTTTGCGAAACGTTACGGAGCAAACGCCGAAACAATCGGCAAAAATGACGTTTGCGAATCAAGAAGAACAGTATGATGATTACACTCAAGTGTCTGTCCATCCCATTCAAGCCCAGCAATCTTCGCCGAACGTTTGTCATTTGAAACAAGCTATTACTACTGCTGCAGCGGCAGCATCATCGACTACAAAAACAGTATTGAACTCTAAATTTACCGATGTCTCTGCGGATAGCGATTATTCGCATACGTTTTTGGATGCTTCGAAAGATCTTTTTGGTTCCATTCCGTTCGACGAATTCGCGTCTTTACAATTaaatgaagaaaaaaagagatcGGAGACTCGCATGCCATTTGTTCAATtatcgtcatcgtcatcgtcatcgaCGCAACTGCGCCAGTCGCAGCCGCAGGAGCCGGGTTTCGTTGGCGAAAACTTGGACGCGATGCTATTAGATAAAGCACAACCGCCGATCGCTGATCGAACAACATCTACCTTACAAGAAACATATACGATTAAATCGGTTCATCATACTGCTCGAATCACTGTTCAAACGATGAACAGCGTATCGAAACCAGATGTTTCATCGGACGTTGTTTCACCCATGTCACCGGAACCGTTGGTTGTCACCGATGACGATCATCACGATATGCCAAGACATAAAAGAGAAAAATCTAATAAATCGGAGAAGTCGAAATATCATTTGATCAGTGAGATTCATAGCGATATTAGCGATGTACTGTCATCGTCGAAGCTAACTCACAAAAGTAAATCTACTTGTTACGGTAAAAAAACACCAAGAGCGAAAAAATGTTCTGTCGTTAGCACAGCTGCTGGTTTCAGTAACATGAGCTTTGAAGATTTTCCGAGCGACGAGAACGAGGAAAGACAGATTAGGAATACGAAAATCGCGCCGTTCGAAGTAATAAGAGAACCTGAAAAACGATTCGGTTCGTTAAAGAGGAGAAGCAACCCTTTCACTTGA